In Diceros bicornis minor isolate mBicDic1 chromosome 13, mDicBic1.mat.cur, whole genome shotgun sequence, the sequence GAAGGGATACTCTTAAGCAGCCATAAGACAAAATCCTAAAATGCCAAGTGCCAGCTTAGTAGCTTTGGAAAGGTGTCCTCATCGAGTATTCTAGAAGGGGTGGCTGGGTCTTCAGGTACCCTCTGTTCTTTTCAGGCTCCTCAAGGTAACATCAGCCATTTTTAGATTGGTTCTGTTCTCATCTTCCCACTGGTCCCAGGTGAGCCCAGAAGTTCACACTGCCTGCCCTCTGTCTTCCCCCAATTCTGCAGGTGGAGATTGGTAGTCTAGTTTACTTCTTGAGatactattttcatttttgtgagaATCTTTGTAATAAAATGGTACATTTCTGTACCCTTCTGAGCCTGTCTCCTGGCAGTTTCCCTGGGTTGATTTCGACTCCACTTCCCTGCCCTTTTGGGGTCCATGAGGATCAGGGTAACTccctcaacaacaaaagaatccCACAACTTACCTGTCTTAATCCATCCCTCAAGGTTTGAGGTTAACCAGTCTTCTCACTCTACCCCCAGAAGACCACTCATTAAAAAGCACCACTAAAGGGACGACATTTATTCCTTTTCCAAATGTTACAGTAAAACCAGGTGGAAGAGAATGGTTTTAgcagttagaaaaaaaaaaaaaaagtacaaatctGGGGTTTGGCCATTAAAAGTTATTTACAAtaatgggaggggaaaaaaagacaacaagaAGTTGTTTCACATTACagacctcccccccaccccaaagcctaATACTTGCTTACCAAGTCAAAAAAGAGACACAGTTGATTCACAAGCTGGAGGTTTGAACTTGAGTAAGACATTTATAAAAACCTAGACGGGGCAGTGTCCTCCCCAGCCCAGGTGCCACTAGGCACAGCACAAGAGACTAAAGACTCAACAGGGGAAGACCGGACACTCAGGGTTTGGGAGTGTAGGCACCCCACATCTGGCTCAGGGATTTGGGGAGTAGAGTAAACAAAACCTAGTTGGAAAAGAATTGGGGAAGAAAACCAGTAATTGCCTTCTgcaggggtggggacagggaaggaggtAGGGCCAGGGACAGGAGCATTTCACATCACTAACCTAACTTGGGAAACTGCAAGGGACCATCTTCAACTGGCCTTAAGAGGTAGACCAGATGGGATGAGGGGGAATccacaggagggagaggagagggaacgtGGCTGGGAGGGGGCAACAGCCCCTTCCTTTCTGGGCACAGGAAGGCAGCCAGGGTGCCAGGTCCAGGCAGTGACCTCACAAGGACAGCACAGTTCTTGCAGCTTAGAGATCAcccacctgcccccacccagCTACTCATTCTCCTCGCTGGCAGATGTAGGGCCACTCTCCGGCCCCGAGGGAGTGGACTGCTCTGCAGCCTGGGGCCCCGCCTCCTCTTCTGTGTCTCCTCCCTTGGAGGCAGCACTAGCCTCTGCCCCCTTGGCCTGGGGCTCCTGGATCTCAGGGGTGGTAACAGCCTTCCCTTCCTGGGCAGTGCCCTCCTCGCTGCAGGCACCAATCTCCCCCTGCTCCTGCTCTTCCTCTGTGGGTGAGGAGGCGGAAGAATCACCCCCACCCTCCTTCCGATTTCTCTTGAAGGACAGGCCACTCAATTTGAAAGGCTTCTTGAaagagaatttcttcttcttcttggggGTCTCCTTCGGGGCTGCATCCCCCTTGGCCTCAGCGCCCTGGCTAGGGGGTGCTGGCTCGATGGCATCGCCAgtggccccagctgcctcctctgTTCCGTTCACGGGGGGCGACTCCCCTTCGCCCTTGGGAGATAAGTCTCCATTGCTTTTCACGTGGCCATTCTCCTGCAAGGCAGAGGAGACAGCAATGAGGTCCGGGGCTCTACCCACCCCCGCCTCAGCCCGCCTCTGGCCCCTTCCAGACAACGGGGTCCCGACTCGTTCTACTGCAACCCCAGAGGCTGGTGTTAGCCTCACCCCACATCCGGGATCCCGTCAAACATCCCCCTCCTGCCCCTCGCAGGCTGCCGCCGGCAGGAGGCGCTGGGGTCCCGTGgccccccacccacctcccccgGGGCGCGCTCTCTATTCCGCACAGAACCGCTCGCGGCCGCGGATCGCGGGCGGGCGAGCCGTGCCAGCCGATATTGGGCGGGAAGCCGCCCCGGGGCGCTGTTCCCTGCACCTGGACGGCCTATTTTCCCAGCCTCCCGCTTTGTGTAAACGGTCCCCCAGCCGCCTCAGGCTCTCCCCACATCTCGACTCCCCCCTAGAAAAAGCCCGTGGGCCACTGAAGTCGGGACTGCGGAGGGGGGGGCCCTCCCCTCCGGGCACCCGCCCCGCGGCCCCTGGGCGCCCCCTTGCGCGGCCCCGCAGCGCCTTTGTTCCCCGTGCGGCGCTCGGGGCGGCCGGGGCGCAGCGCCGGGGGCCGGGGCCGCGAACAAAGAAGGCGGCGGGGCCCAGccggcgccccctccccgcccctcccctcccctcgctTCGCCCGCGGGGGCTGCGGCGCCGAGAACAAAGGGaccgggcgggggagggggcgccGCGTGTCCCGGGCCGGACAAAGCGCGCGGCCCCGGCCCAGGGCCCGCGAGGGGGCGAGGGGCGAGAGGatggggccgggccgggccgagcGCACCCACCTGTCCGTTGGCCTTAGCGGGGGAGGCGCCTGCTGCCTCCTCGGCGGTCACGTCGCCCCGGGGAGCCTTGGAGCTCTGGCTGCCCATGATGGGAGGGGTCTGCTGGGGGGCGCCCGGAGCCGCCCCGGGCTCGCGCCGCAGGGTAGTTCAGCCCGGTCGGCCGGGCCAGCGGAGGGGTGGGGCTCGCGCCTGAGGGGGAGGGGTATCGGGGGGAAACCGAGCTGCACCCCCGCTCCGCGCCCGACCCGTGAGCTACGCCCGCCGCGGCTCCGCTCCGCGCCAGAatgccgcccgccgcccgccgagCCGCCTTTATATATGCGCCCCGAGCTCGGGGCGGGGCCGGACATTTAAATGAGCGCCCAATCGAGGGGCGGAGGCGGGCTCAGGTCGCGGGCCCCACTTGCGCAGTGGGCGACGCTGGCGGTCTGGTTCCCCCCTAGTCCGCACGACtaccaggggcaggtggggtctGGTGTGGGAAGGAGAGAGGCGAGTCCTTCAGCGAGCTGGGCAGAGGAGGGCTCCTAGAAGACAGGGGAGAGAGCAATCATCCCCTCCTCTCACGGCCCACCTCTCGAGGTGGACGCCCCAGCACCTGGAGGCGTCCCCCTCGCCTTGGTCCTGCACTGGCGGCCCCTGTCAGTCTCCCCCTAGAACTCCTCGAAGGGCCCACATGCCCAGACTCGTCAGACGGCTGGTCCTGAGTTACGCTCCAGAGAATGTGGTCATAGAAGCTGCAGGGCCCCCGCACTGGGATCTACGCCCCCTCAGGCCCGGACGCCAGTCAGAGGTCCCACCCACGTCCCTGCCTGCCTAGCCTGGCccgcctcgggggtggggggggtctgGCCCGCCGCGAGGTCACTCTGGTCAGAGTAGTGaggcccctcctcctctctcctctccgtCCCTTGGCCAGTCATACTGAGCCCTCACAGACAAGCTGGCCCTCAGTCTCTCCTGCCCTCAGCATGGACCCATTACAAAGCCCTGTCTAGGGTGGTCCTGTGACCTTGAAGGGCATCTTCATCCCCATTTGAAAGCTGAGGGGCCTGAAGCTCAGAGACGTTGACATAACTTGTCTGACTTGTCTGGTGTTCTCCCCCGACATCTCCTCCCCTACATCAGGGCTCCCCCCAAGCAGGGAGAGGAACGCCAGGAGGGGGCTTAAACCCCAGAACTGGCCCTTAAAACACTCCAGTTCCTGAAGAGGAAGAGTAGCGCATCACCAAGTCTCCCTCCACGTCTGGGATAGCCCCTTAGCAGCCCCCAAGgctgcccagcccagcctcctgcccTACCTGAAAGTGAGGGAGCCTGGAGGCAGGGTCCGGGTGGGGGTGGCTGGAGACTCTCCAGCTCTAGTCCTCTGCCActtccccttcccctgccctggacAGGCCAGTGGGAACCCCAGAGTCCTGGCTGGCCCCGGATGTGCGTACCCTCAGCCCCCAGGAGGAAGGGGTAGGGGCTGGAGGAAGCAAAGTGTTGCAAAAGCAAGGCTGTGTCCTGGACAGCTCAGCacgtccctctctctctccctccctccctcccttctaggGTAAGGCCTCCTGGGAGACCTGAGACTCTGAGGTATGGAGACACCCCAGGGCCTGAGAAATCAGGAACTCCTTACAGGTCTGACCACAGAGGAGTGGGGGAGGGCGGAGGTGGCTTCTACATTCAGCACTTGCTCTTGtatcctccatccccaccccaccctgagaCTACAGAATACTCAGCTTCAGTAGAACCCCTCTCCCCCATTTTAGAGACTGGGATGTTGACATTCAGAAAGGGAAAGTGACATGTCCCAGGGCACACAGCAGACAGCAGTagctgagggagagaaagagttcAGAGAGATCTGCTGAAATGGGCTGGGGGCTGTAAGGAAACCCCTGGAAGACTTCGCTGTCGAGATTTAGGGCTGCCTGTCAGAGTGGGAGGCGAGAAGAGCTAGCTTTGGGACCGGGAGGGGCGCCATGCCCCACTGCACCTCACTCACAAGACAGTGACTTCTCCACCCACTGCCACTAAGGGAGGGATGTTGTGACCTGCATCTCTGTCTCGGCCACAATAGGGAACTCACAATGCTGCCAGGCGCTGCCTGCACCGGCTGGCAGGGCTCAGATGGAGAGTGTGTAAGTCCTGGAGGGGTTGGGGTCAGAGGCTAAGAGCAGATCCCAAGACTCCCCATTTCTAGGCACTGCCGTGAGGGGATAAGAGGCAAATTGCCTGGATGATTCCAGGAGGAAAGAAGGGCTAAAGGACCCTGAGTCCCCAGAGCCCCAGAGGGAGCCTGGTCCACAGGGGAGCCCCTGCATCTCCCACCAGACATCGCAGGAGGCTGAGGAGGGGCCTCTGGGAGCCCAATCCCTCAGCAAATCTAGGGCCATGCAGAATCTGCCTTCTGGAAGAGGGAAGAGGCTTAGGATGCTGTGGGGGCGAAGAGGGGGTGGGTACAGCAACCCCCATGGCCTCCTCCGTCCACACTGtggctccttcctccccagctgctgCCAGCCCAGACAATGCGCCCATTGTTCTGCGTCTCCAGGGCCCTGTATACaactgtgtgtgtctgtttttctctgtgtgtgactGTGTATTTCTCTGTATCTGTCTGTGTGAGAGACTttgtgactctgtgtgtgtgtgtgtgaccaggTGTATGTTTGTGGTTGTGTGAGTCTGCATCTTTGTTTGGCTGTGTGTAttcagggtgagagagagaggcttGGTAACTCTTGGTGACTCTCTGAGACTTTCTGGGTGTGTGCCTGTCTGTCCTTGTGTGTTGGTGACTGTGTCTGACTGTGACTGGGTATGTAACTATgagtgtgtgtggctgtgtgagAGAATATCTATGAGTGCGTGCATGGAAGAGTGGTTACTTTGTGTGAGTGTCCCTGTGGGTGGCTGTATGTGCCCCAGTGGGTCACAGAGGGTGTGGTGGTCCGAACCTTTGAGATGTGAGCTTTCGCCAGGACAGAATGGCAGGGAAAGGAGGAATGGGAAGGACTCTGGGATGGACAGGGGGAAGTCATCCCATGTGCACACATCCCCCATCTGTCCCAGTTGTCCAGTAAGGGCTCAGACCCTGGCCCTGGCCTGAGATACTCCTAGCCCCCATGGACAGAAGGGAATGAATTTCCTGGGCAGGAAGCCTGGGACCTCAGGAGAGACACAGCGTGGGGCTGAAGGTGGAAGGAAGGCAGAAGAAAACACTGCCCCATAAAGGAGGTTCGGGGGGGCACTTTGAGGCCTCTGAGGGGGTCCCTGTGGTGGAGATCAGATTAGATGCCAAGTGAGTGGGCAATATGTAGTCAGAGATGGAGGATGGGCCTTCCTAGCGGAGGGACCAGCATATGCGAAAGCCTGGGGATgggaagagacagcagagaatGGTTAGGTTCCAATGGAGGTCTCAGGAATGGTGACTTGACCTAGTTCCCAGCCCCAGGGTCTCCGTCTCCTTCTAGGGACCATCAGCTGGACCCAGAGACCTTAGTTCTAGTCCAAGGTCCCCCTCCTGCTGTGTAACTGTGAGCCAGTCCTCTCcttttgggcctcagtttactcatctgtacaGTGAGAGGTTGGGCTCCATGATTCATACTCACCAAGACTGGAGTTCCTCCTTCTGCTGCCATGTGGCAGAGCATCAGCTGTGACTCATCCTcggcccctgccctcaggggtTTCCCATCGGGGGAAGAGACAAGCAGTGCcttaaggagagaagaaagagccagATGAGGGTCAGAAGAGGGGCCTGTGGGATGCATGGAGGAGGGGCATGTGCTGGGACAGGGGATGGAGGAGGAGCTGAGAGCAGGACAAAGTGGGAAAAGCAAATGGTTTGTGTGAtggtggggatggagggagaggcCTAGTCTGGAGCCAGGTTTAGGAGAGGCAGGATCCCTACGATTCAGTGACCCCCTACGATTCAGTGACCCCCTATGATTCAGTGACCGGCTGGGTGCAGGGATGGAGTAGGGAGAAGGGAGTGATGATGTTGCCACATTTCTGTTTTGGGTGACAGCTGACAAAGTGGATCCATTGACTGAGACAGGGCATCAGAGGAAAAAAGAACTTTGGAGAGAGTTAGTGACTCCAGCCTTGTTGAGTTTGAGGTACCCAGGGAACATTCAGGGGAACATCCAGGAGGCAGCCTGAAGTCTATATGCTTCAGCACACAGACATGCAATCACATTTCCTGAGCCAAAAGCCAGGGCTCAGTCTGGCTAGTGACCTTACAGAGAAAACAGACAGAAGCTTTTAAGTCAGAACTGACCCCAGGAAATCTGGGCCTCTAGTCATTGCTCGTAAGAGAATAACTGGAGCCAAGCAGTGCATGAGGTCACCCAGGAAGTACCAGGGCAGGAGGGAGCACTGCCATTGGAGGAGCAGGCAGCAGAGGGCCCCAGGGAGGAGCCTGAGAGGGAGCCAGCAGAGGGGGGAGGAAAAATCCCAGAGCACGGAATCCTGGAGATCCTTGACCATTggggagagttttttttttttttttttttttttgtaaggaagaccagccctgagctaacgtctattgccaatcctcctttttttccccccctctttttctccccaaagccccagtagatagttgtatgtcatagttgcacatccttctagttgctgtatgtgggacgccgcctcagcatggccggacaagtggtgtgtcggtgcgcgcccaggatccgaacccgggccgccagtagcggagcacgcacttaaccgctaagccacggggccagtccctggGAGAGTTTTGAAAAGGCAGGAATGACCAACATAGCTGCTAGCATTGATTACATTCCCATTGTATGCCACGCCCAGTGTCAACTACTTTCCATACATTACCTCACTACCCGACCCCCGGTGAGATGGTGAGATGTGTACCGTCATTGTTCCCATTTACACAGGAGGAAGCTGACGGCCAGGGAGGCAGAGTTTATgtgagaagaagaggaggaggtggaaCTAGCAGAAAGTGGTTTCCAGGAGCTCTGAGGAGCGTGGCAGTGCTAGGTTCAGTCGGAGGCATCAACAAAGGGTTCTGATGTTTCAGGTTTGGGGGGAGCACTTAGGGAGGTGGGCAGGAAGAGGCAAGACACCTGCAGGGCTGGAACCTCAGGGATGACTCTCCAGAACCCTGGGCATGCTGGGTTCTGGCTTGGTTGTCAGCAGGACCCAGATCTGCAGCCTCCTTGCCAATCATGggccttgaacccaggtctgggtACTGGGACGCCTCAGGGGCCCTTCACTGGGACTCACCATCCAACCAGTCACCAAATCAGAGGGACAGGGATTCTGAAAGTTCCCTTTCAGAATTTTAGGCAGCCCAgatcttttatttctcccttcccctccctcttcccctggtctgtgtgtgtgaatgtgccgcgtgcaactgtgtgtgtgtgtgtgagtgtatgggGTACGGGTGGTTGTGTAAACTGGACAGGGCCCAGCCACAACCTAATAGAGCTGTCTCTCGGCTCAATTTCCCCAATAGCAAAGAAGTGTGTAATCCCAGCTCACCTGCCTATCTCCTCCAGGCTTGATGAGGTCACCAGAAATTCAACCCAATTATTCTGGGCTGCCCTcagcctctcccttcccccttctctcccctcttcccaactttcagtttcttttcagatcctgggtgccttTGGGGAAGAGGTGGCTGAACCGGTGGAATGTGGATTGCTTACAACTTTCCAACCAAAATCCCCTACTTGGGGGAAGTCCCTTTAAAAGAGAAACTGAAACTCTCTCCTAGTCCAGCCTCCCGTCCCActccttcctctccacactgcccAGGCCTGGCCCCACCACCTCTCCCATTCAGTTTCTTCCCCACATGCTCTGGCCTCAAACTACTGCTACCTTCCAGCTTTGTGACCCTGAATACATCCCTTCCCCTTGCTGAGCCTCGTGATGCCCACTCTGTAAAACGAGGACACTGACGGCACTTCAGCTTGTGGCAAGGGTTCACTGAGATATTGTTGTGTTGAGGCAACTGTAGTGGTGAAGAGCTGGCTCCATCATgtcctagctgtgtggctttaggccctctctgagcctcagtagcctcatctgtaaaatgggaatgatgataGTACCCACTTCTTAGGGTTACTGTGAGATAAATGACCTAGTACCACCAAGTAAAGCCCTTAAAACTGAGCACCTAGGCACAGAGCACCCGGGAAGCATTCAACAATCTTCCTAAGTGTAATTCCATGAAATGCTGGGCAAGGGCCTGATACAAACCTGGCACTCAACAGTGTgcccattctcttcccttctcttcccttcctgccctggggagaggaggtgggagTCTAGGACCACCCCGAGATCACCTTGTGACTCCTCCATCAACTTTCTTCTGGGGCAGGTGGTAGAGGGATTGACCGGGCTGTTCTAAGGATGCTGAATtgttcagagggaaatttatttgGCTCAATTGATTCCTTAAATGGTAAAGGAATGTGCCTCTCCCCAGAAACCTGAAGATTCTCTCCCTATCCTCTGGCACCCCAGAAGTGTCCCACTGGGACCTCTTTTTAGTGACTTTTCCCAGAAAGACATACTCTGGAGCCCGCCTCCAACACATAATTCAtctgtctgtcccctcccccattctCCTTCTCTCCTGTCTGCATGGGGAGGCCTGACATCCTGGTGACTCTTCCCCAGTGCTCCAGGCTATGCCCCAGAAAGATTGAGGCCCCGGCTTCATTTCCGCCCTCTTTCTCCTCGGCCCACTGAACTTCAGCTCTACTGGCTTTTCAGTTCCTCAGAGTTCTGAGcttctcccacctcagggcctttgaacatgctgttccctccatcTAGAATGCCTCTCTCCACTTCTCTACTTGTTGAATTTCTACTCTTCTTTTAAAACCCACATCAAACCACTCCTGAGGACGTTCCAGATTCCCTAGGAGGAAAGGATGGCTCTCCCCACCACACACTCCACACCTCTGGACTTAGGGTTCCCACTTCTCAGGCCATCTACCTCAGCTCATCATCCTCTCATCTCCACCTCCAAGACCACTGCCCTTCTCACCTGGGCCAGGGCGTGTGCCATTTCATCAGCCTTCTCACTTGTCTCTCTGTCACTAGTCCAGCCCCTCCAGCCGTTCTCCACTGTCTCAGGGTTACTTTCCAATAgagggtgctcaataagtatttgttgactgATGGAgtaaatgagtgaaggaatgaatgaaggaatgaaagaaatgtaaaatgaagCATGTCCCCCTCGGCTTTAAAGCTTTTTGTGGCTCCctactgccctcaggacaaagtCTGTGCCTCACATTTAAGGTCTTCACACTGTGATCCCCATAGCACGCTCTGGGCTTCCCGCCAAGCCGTAACCTTGCTCTCCTTCCTGCCTTCACGCAGGCAGTTCCTCTGCCTGAACTGTCCTTCCCTGCTATGCAGCAGGCAAACATGGGGTCGATGCAGGCAAGCGAGGGTGGGGGCCTGAACTAAGAATAGGGGGAGAGTCAGCCAACATCAACGTTTCTTGAGTTAGAGACTGTTCTCAGTGCTGGGGATCACCAGTGTAGCCTTGGAGTTTAAGTTTGCGATGCCTACTAGAGTCCCCGTGGAGGTATCAGGCTGCAGGCAATGGATCTATGAGCCTGGACTTCAGAGGAGAGTTTGTGGATGTCCAAAATTTGAAGCCACAGGACTGGATGGGATCCACTAGAGAGAAGGAATATCTCAAGAAGACAGCACTGGGGGCTTCTCAACATTTAGACTCAGGAAGGAGAGCCAGCAGGGAGATTCAGCTGATGGCCAGTGAGAAAGGAAGAGATCCAAGAACAGGGGTGTCCTGAAGGCTGAGGGAAGAAATGGTTTACAGAAGGAATAAGTGATCCAccatgtcaaacgctgctgaagGGTGGAGGAAGATAGAGGGAGAGAGGCATGGGAGGTGTTCAGAGGGCAGAAGTGACAGGACTTAGGAAAGGACTAAAGATGttgggaggaagaaggaagaagcacTGCAGATGGTGCCCAAGGATCTGGAAGGAGGTGC encodes:
- the MARCKSL1 gene encoding MARCKS-related protein — encoded protein: MGSQSSKAPRGDVTAEEAAGASPAKANGQENGHVKSNGDLSPKGEGESPPVNGTEEAAGATGDAIEPAPPSQGAEAKGDAAPKETPKKKKKFSFKKPFKLSGLSFKRNRKEGGGDSSASSPTEEEQEQGEIGACSEEGTAQEGKAVTTPEIQEPQAKGAEASAASKGGDTEEEAGPQAAEQSTPSGPESGPTSASEENE